One Brassica napus cultivar Da-Ae chromosome C2, Da-Ae, whole genome shotgun sequence DNA window includes the following coding sequences:
- the LOC111202599 gene encoding uncharacterized protein LOC111202599, giving the protein MGKVMSMVWIMMILAVIVIEGEAKSEIECSKICRDHCKRSSPASECAACRTVCYKSPPVAMRRRNRRMVPEVHIQQ; this is encoded by the coding sequence ATGGGGAAAGTAATGAGCATGGTGTGGATAATGATGATACTAGCCGTAATCGTCATAGAAGGTGAAGCAAAATCGGAAATTGAATGCAGTAAGATCTGTCGTGACCATTGCAAGCGCTCATCACCAGCGTCAGAATGTGCAGCTTGTCGTACAGTATGTTACAAGTCTCCACCAGTTGCAATGAGAAGAAGGAACCGTCGCATGGTTCCGGAAGTACACATACAACAATAG